In the bacterium genome, GTCGGGCGAGGCCGAGGTCGTAATCGGCTTCGCCGCGGGGACTATCCCCCTCACCGCCCGGCCGGCGCTGGTAAAAGACGCGGCCGGCGCCGACAAGTTGATTTGGAACCGGTACTGCGGCGCGGGCCTCGCGCGCTACGTCCTGGGATATATTCGCGACCGCCGCAAGCGGCGCGACTTCGACGCGGCGAAAGCGCGGAAGGTCGCCGTCGTCGCGAAGCCGTGCGACGCCCGGGCGCTGGTGACCTACATCCAGGAGAATCAGTTCGGCCGGGACGGCGTTTACGTCATCGGCGTCAACTGCGCGCCGATGGTGGACCGCGGCAAGGTCTACGAAGCGGTCGGCGCTTACCGCATCGGCGGCGCGAGCGTAGACGGCGACGCCGTCGTCGTGACGACGACCGACGGCGGCGAGGAGCGGCTGCCGCTCGCCGATTGCGTCGACGCGAGCTGCGCCGTTTGCACGCGGCTCGAGCCGCCGCTGGCCGACGTAACCTACGGCGAAGCGGCGCCGCCGCTCGAGGGAGACCCGTACGCGCGCGTCCGCGAGCACGAGGCGCGCGGAACCGACGAACGCTGGGCCTGGATTACCGCGGAGCTGGGCCGCTGCGTCCGCTGCTACGCCTGCCGCCAGGTTTGCCCGGCGTGCTACTGCGAGGAGTGCTTCGCCGAGCAGCGTAACCCGGCGTGGATAGGGCCCGCGACCGCGCCGGAGGACCTGGTCGCTTTTCATTTGGTGCGCGTCTTCCACACCGCGGGGCGGTGCGTCGAGTGCGGCGCGTGCGAGCGCGCGTGCCCGATGAACATACCGCTGCGGGTCCTATCCGCGAAGCTGGTCAAAGACGTCGAGGAAAAGTTCGGCTACGTCGCCGGCGTCAATCCGGAGGAGCCGCCGCCGCTCGCGACGTATAAACCCGACGACCCCAACGAGGATTTTATGTAGATGGCCGCCGTTAAGGTAAAAAGAAAGGACCTACCCAAGCTCTTGGAGACCGCTAAGGC is a window encoding:
- a CDS encoding Coenzyme F420 hydrogenase/dehydrogenase, beta subunit C-terminal domain — protein: MTVEKEIRTKARELLASGEAEVVIGFAAGTIPLTARPALVKDAAGADKLIWNRYCGAGLARYVLGYIRDRRKRRDFDAAKARKVAVVAKPCDARALVTYIQENQFGRDGVYVIGVNCAPMVDRGKVYEAVGAYRIGGASVDGDAVVVTTTDGGEERLPLADCVDASCAVCTRLEPPLADVTYGEAAPPLEGDPYARVREHEARGTDERWAWITAELGRCVRCYACRQVCPACYCEECFAEQRNPAWIGPATAPEDLVAFHLVRVFHTAGRCVECGACERACPMNIPLRVLSAKLVKDVEEKFGYVAGVNPEEPPPLATYKPDDPNEDFM